atgaaaTTAGGTTAGGATGTTACAAAATTGTGTGGATGACGATGAAATGAGTGTTCTTTTACGTTGTccctgttttttcttttaataaacttGTCCCACATTTCAAATCTTTCAATCTTTtgaagacaattttttttttcaatattttatattttgtttgttttattttcagtttctttattatttaaaaacctAAAGACattgaaaaagttttaaaaagacAGAATGACTTGTGAGAATGTGAGACTTATCCCATATGAGAGGGATGTTACATGCAACGGTTACGCATATCACTAccttatatttaaaaaagaagtggtaaaaatataaaatgcaaaaagttGTTAGAAATTCATCGAGTTTAGTGTGAATGCTTCATGGTTTTATTGTTGACCGTGATGTTGTTTTTATAACATAAATCTAGAAACACAATACATTTCACAAATGTGTTAAGTGACAAttgacaagtttttttttttggatacattAACATGTAGTTAATAGTGGATTATAAAATAGTGTAAATGGCAAGCTCATATgaaaatcaatagaaaaattgttgtgaaattttttgaatacaaagcattgcttcttcttttttcttcttttttttttttaactatcaaAGTTATCTAAAGAAAAATGGTAGTATATATGATtccatatataaatacaatcataataaatgtccaatgaaaatatagtttttcATACTATCACAATTATAATAATTGTATACTTTTatatttagataaaaaaattgtattatgtTAAACTTACTGGTGTTTCCAAGAAACCAAGGGTTCAAATCTCATTTTTCccattgtaattattgaatcatcaacaatatatatatatatatatatatatatatcatccaagttatctaaaataaataaataaattccaaaAGTGTCTTAAAAAGATAAGACACATGCAGTTACACATATCACTAACTTAtacaaatttcacaacaataAGTTTAGAGTTACAATAAAATTGAcaacaaatttcaaaaccaTTTGAGATGGCAAATTGTTAATggtaaataaaagagaaatactatgttcacaacaaatttttagtGGCATGTTGTtacaagttgtgattggtggatAAAACAATAACTCtagtggtaggttcaaattagaatcaataacaacttaccacctatgatttgttgtgaaagtattgtgaaaatgttgtgaacgtatcacttttcttatatttatcattaacaatttttcatctcAAATggttatgaaatttgttgttaaTAGtacatgaaagttcaaatatgtgtataaatacccttgaacgtttagacccccaatttacaaattaaccaattcaagctttatgtcaaacaactagtgtgcggaaaatgaacataagctataatatagaattggaaaaactatctaagccaaattaaaatcacaacccacaacaaataataaaatgcaaagataaaagggaaggaagatgcaaacacaaagacaacacgcgatgtgttatcgaaaaggaaaccgaaaccctcggcgtaaaacctctccgccaccctccaagcggtaaacaatccactagaaaatgtagttgggatacatggacaacaatagaccctccaagcctaatctacccagtgcacctaagccctccaagctttttgctccaacgaggttgcgtcgaaccttttttcttttctaacttcccggattccgctactagaccgtagcatcaaccaatgtagattggttccttcctaactgttttccagaacaccaaacagccctctcacagtgatgaatatggtgagaacaaggtttttgtaaaatgcctcttaagggtttgacaatggagaggaagagagttgaggaatttgaagagactctaatgtatagattgtaggtgaatcaatcttgttttactctagggtttctctctcaaaattctctctggaagctctctttcatttatgggtataaggggtatttatactggggtaagaggagaatgtgaaacgtcaggtttttcaaatcaggggtggctcgcggtttagcctcgcgacttgattgagtcgcgagataaccgtatggccagttgtcctattttgtcctgtagtgctccagctagcatggtTGTTCAcattctggcatgcttggcacgtgtgctgcatctagcggcttgcaaccgcgagtcacccgcgagatcaagccgcgagtctctgttttcttgcacactcttgagcaatcaacactctatctcactcactacccttacaacaaacccacctaaatacagggttactaaatgctgaaatacaagcaaatttgacacggaataaagccaataagttGGTTAATCAAATTCAACTTTACAGTAAATATAATAAAGTAGTGTCAGTGGTAAGTTTGTGTCAATAGTAAGTCATATAAGAATCAATAATATAACCTACCAACTcaacaattatgaaatttattgtgtcttTATTATTGCTCTTTTTATAGCTATCATCAACACACACAAAATCTATTATCCTAgttatctcaaaaaaagaaaaagaaatattcaatgaaaaatgctagaactacaaataattttgcaacatttttttacaaattttttatatggtAATGATAAATTAGTCGGTAAAAGAGTGATATTAATAGTGtactcaaattaaaatcagtaaaAATTGGTCgcaacaaaaatttataaaaatattataaaataatttgtaattacCTTGTTACTCAAATCTAATTGTCTTTTTCACCTAGCCATAAAGAGAaacgaaaaagagagagaaacatggctttttcaagttttctgTTTGGAAAAAgatcttttgattttgattttttttttttaaagagagtttcttttgaattttttgacgTTTGCTAGATTAATAGTATTTTGAATAGTGACAAAAATAGTACTAGTAACGTAGACGCTGTTCCTACCGCTACTTGCCAAAACCAATCTATTAAATCAACTTTCACagatacacacacacagattAGCAATTTAGCATACTTTTGCCAAAACCATACGCACAAGATTTTTCTATAAATGCTATAAATGGCATCTTTTATTCCAACCAGGTTGTGCTTcgtcctttctctttcttcaataGCTATAGAAAtggaacccccccccccccccccctctctcttcctggggtggtttctcaaaaaaaaaaaaaaaaaaaagaagaaatggaccccaaaaaaaaagtcagcaCCATAATTTATGCgaatttagtaattttaaaaaaaaagaaaaagaaaaaaaagactaatgATGCGTCACAACCACAGCATACACTTATCATGATAGTAACATTCACAGCGTACCCTTAGCTTTTTTCACACATGTCTATATTTAGATCAGATGAAAGAAGacttttatcttgtataaaaaaaatggtgtgttacaatattttcacaacagattttagttttttttaggaaatagtaatacttattagaacacacgaacatgaaaatagtatataaaattttttaaacaatcttataatatattacataaccaATTGTAGTAGCAGTCTGAGGTTATAAGTATTGAAACTCTAACACACACAACTAATATGAGATAAATCATaaacatctctatttttttcttttttgttgaggaaataataatacttattagattGTTAActctaacacaacaaattttagttgATAGACTGTTAATAGTTATGATTTGAGCTCAcaaatgatatcattttttttatctattaataataattttctagataaaatttgttgtaaaatttgtataaaaatattgtgaacttTAATATCTttctttaagaaaatattttatattttatcgaATCGGATTTGTTACATTAAATACTCTGGACAAATCGAATTTGAGCTGAGAGAtgcattaaagaaaaaaaaaaagctgagtTCATTTGACAACTGAAATAAAtgtattcataaaaaataaataaataaataaataaaaacctgaAATAAATGTGTTCCAACTTCCCAACTTCCAGCAAACACAAATTCAATGCATCTGATAAGTCAACATTGTCGTGGCCCGTGAGAGCGGGGAGCAAAGAGGATTATAGAGAACTAACCTATGTCGATCATTAgtcatttcttatttttgttttggtttttttgcgGAGTCATATGTCATTTCTAATCAAATTCTTGATTTGAAAGCCTATTTCTGTAACATTAAAAAGAGTGTTATGGGTTTTTATAGCATTAAAATACATTGACATGAatagcatttcttttttaaagattaGAATTTTAATAATGATTCTCAgccaaccaataaaaaaaagaattttaatatatgatattgGTTCCATAATAATTGATCTTTATAATCAAGTTAAGACAttaatatcttttttaaaaaattcaaatattaataattggtttttagtgtagATGTGGTTTGGATTTCAAACAGCTTATTCCGTTATttgttaacaaaaaattttactaattgagttaacttgaatttacttatataaaaaatatttaattgtcTATGACTCCATATTGAGATGTAGTATATTAGGTCccctaattaaattcaaacatttgactaataaaaaaaaaaagaaaaagaaaaatggtatCTTCTCTAAGAATAATATAATGTAATGCATCTAAGATAGTTTACGTAAGTTTCACCCTATATAACTTGTCATTAACTCGTGCAACATGCCAAAAAGTTTGAcaataaatatttatagatgatacatgtttaattaataaataaaaaatttcccataaaaataaaaaattatttatttataactttaaaaaccaaattaaatgaTATAACTATAAtgatgatttgaaaaaaaatatggacTTTCAAAAACTTAGGTGACAATATTAAAAGAagtcaacaaaaataaataaataaaatttggtttcttataatataataataataaccaaattAAATGATATAACTATAATgatgatttgaaaaaaatatggaCTTTCGAAAACTTAGGTGACAATATTAAAAGAagtcaacaaaaataaataaataaaatttggttccttataataataataataatttttttttgagagataataataataataataataaagaagaagaagaagaagaagaagaagaagaagaagaagaagaagtgacaTGCATAGCGTGTGGACTGTATGTTTACAAGTCTATAAAGACATATTTGTAAATCTAGTTAGCTCAATTTAGAagtgtccacgggtcggtccgggttgggtttgtgcccaacccaaAACCAACCCACTTGCATCGGGTGGAAGGTTGTACAACCCGCCTGCAAACAACCTTGGGTCGAGTTGGATTGGTCTCCGGTGGACAATGGTTAGGTCAGTCGATATCAGATCTAAGTTACAACCACTAAATTTTCGCCAGATTTATGTTACAACCACCAGATTTTTGCCAAATCGAAGCAAAAACCACCCCATCAAGCCTAGATTTTAGTGAAAACTTCCATCTCATTGCTAGATCTAACCAAAAACTACCAAATCTTCACTAGAATATTGTTGGATCTAAACAGATCTAGGTAAATTTAGCCTTCTTTCATGGGTTTTGTCAAACGAATCAGCTTTatcaggttttggagaagaaaacccGCCATCTGACCCACCtaagttggtttttggtggTGAAGACCAATTGCCAACAGTCATCAGCGTCGGGTCGCCCGGGGCAATTTGGGTGGGTGGGTCAGTTTTCGAGTTCCGGTGGACACCCCtaactcaattagtaaagtttattattgcaaaaaaagagatttgaggTTCGAACATATGTATTTTTGTTGATTTCGCCACTAGAATCAAGATTATGGAAATTCGGATGAAGATCttccatctctctcttttttctttttctttttttaattttttattatggtGATCCTCcatattttcttataaaatatgtacTTACGGATGTATATCATTCTCAAAAatgatatcaattttttttttcctgtacaTGAAActacttatctctttcttttggggaaaaaaaaaattgtatatgaGGCAAACAAGctaaaaaaggggggaaaaaaaactttgttAAACCAAGTAATTAGCCAATAgctttttattaaatacaatTATATGTTAACCAATTTtagcaaataaacaaataagttttgaGCAAAAAGCACTATCTAAATGGACACAACAAATAGgcttcaatttaaaaaaaaaaatcattattattgttattattattattatttttacatccgttttttctttaaattatttttatagattttattattatttaaaaatattgtttttagaGTTAGTATTTTGTGTAATGGTTGTGTACGAATTGAACATTCATGTCCAACTCTAtatacttctcaaaaaaagaaaaaagaaaaaaaaagtccaactCTATATGATGATAGTGGTGCCGTGTAGAGTAGAACcccaacaaaaaattatttgtctTGTACGAGGACAAACAATTTATTTGGTTTGGTTGGAGTTGTGCCTTTCATGATTTGAGGTTTACTGGTGTAATGGTCCACAGACTCCAGATTCTGCTGATTTTTCAGCTTCTGTTCAAACTTTCAACCTTCAATTTATTTGGTTTGGTTGGAGTTGTAACGTGCCTCTCATGATTTGAGGTTTATTTGAGGTTTACTGGGGTAGCGGTCCACAGACTCAGATTCTGCTAATTTTTCAGCATCTGTCAGATTCTGCTATTTATTTAGGCTCCAAGATATTTTTTTAGGACGTTTATTAAGaagtataataaattatatcatttaataaaaggataaatttatatattgacaacaataataatatacaagtaaatacataaagtttataattgtcatttttatattttgaaatcgttgcataattgtctcattatcaatattacatctcttttaatttatacaatcaaacaatcatttATCCATTAAATATAGACTAAATTAtaaagcaaaatttaattttattaacataaaaaaacTGACGGtattcccaatttttttttaaggataggtaaataattttttttaattattatatatatatatatatatattttaaggtcAGGTGGTCCTGGGACCGCCCTGGCCTTAAGGTGGTGCCggtcctttatttatttttttggcttctGTCCTTTTCCTATGCAAAGACTGAcaagttttttttgttcaccTGGAATTATACATTTCTAcctaaaaaagagaaaaaataaaaagaaaaaaagagggccGCACATCTTAAATTTGTCAATCTGGAATGAAAgttgtaaaatccaaatttaggggcaaaatctaaattctaatatgttagagtgtaaaatccaaacatctcAAAACTTTAAGGGATAAACTCTAAATTCTGAAATGTTatggtgtaaaattcaaatactccCAAACTTTAGAGGTGTAGTTTGTAATTTaacttactttttatatataagagcaatttgaataatttacatGAGTCTATTActcacattatatattttttgataaatacaaTAGAATTTGAATACTTCAATTGATTTATTAACCCAAATCCCTTATAAAAGATATCACATCTTTAGTATATAGCAATCACATTAATTAATGTTAGCAAACAATAAGATTTGAATagcttaatatatttttttccaaacaaaaaatctaggatatcaaaataagaaatttatcaATTATGCTAAATTGCAACcacataattgataaaatttttattacatacCAATCACATTAatgttaattaataattatataagaaaattagtttattggtatAAAATTTAGGAAAATGTTAACAAGTACCGTGTGGTGCTTGTTAAGTTTTTTCTAATATGGGTTctatatgataaaaaaaatgagataaataaaagaaaaagatataaaagtacttataaatctaaaaaaatgaataaaactacaaaagaaaaacaaaaaagttgtcagaaaaaaaagtcaaataagttgttattaaCGGCACCTTGCAGTGCTAGTTAACACAATCTTAAAATTTATGGTCCCCTTGATATTACCTTCTTTTCACCAAAGCTAACTGAAATAGAGAATTTTATTATACACTCTCTACTTTACATTATGTGTGCCTTTGGCATCAGATtaaaaagccaatttttttttactatttaggttatttttactattattcataACTTTCGTgatactttttgatattatttatgagttctactgtactattttagctttatctacaatacttttagcaaaaaatttttaattttaactaaataaactgTTTCCAAATGGAcccgatatatatatatacttttttttcaaaatttttttttaaagagagttttaacttatgacgTCTACTCCtgataatagttctttatcatcagactaagacactaatcaatttttggtgtaaataaggattgaatttcaaatctcttatacaatcatAAGAGACTTTATCCATTAAGTTAACGGAACcactttcaaaatttatttttaaaacacgaTTTTAGTTATATTTTGAAACCATGATTTCAGTTAAAATCGAAACATGATTTCCCATTTTTAACATAATTTCAGTTCACCTTTCGAACATGTGAGTGAGTGTGTCACCAAAATTGTCCCTTGCCATTAGAACGCACTAAGAACTCGTTCTTTAATTCTTTACACCAAAAGGGTTGCCTAAGTTGACTATAACTTTCCCATCAATTTGTCATTAagctctgagagagagagagagagagagagagagagagaggtctgAACTGTGAAGGCTTCAGTGTTTGCTTGTCAGTTTCTTGGTTGAAGAAAGGAGCATGGATTCTATGATTGTTGGGTCCTTCCCCAGACCATCTTCACTTGTTACCAGTGGTATGTTGTACTATCATGTACTCATTTCATTTCAGTTCAGTTCTTATAgagtttatattaatttttggggTCTTTGGGTGTCTGGGTTTTAATTCAGATTGCTTAATCTGTATTGCTGCATGCAGTTTTCTCTTGCATCTTCAGCTCTGACACATTTTGGTtctgttttgctgaaaaaatgtACTTTGAAATTGTGCTCTGTTCATtatatctgggtttttttttttttaacctttcataaagaagctttttttttttttttgggggggggggggttgttctGAGTCTCCTGgctgaaaaaaattttattttctattattttgctGAGTGAGGAGTTGTATCTGTCaacatttgtgtgtgtgtgtgtgtgtttgagaTATAATATATAGTTTCTTTTTTGAATTGGTTGTGTTCTTGTGGTGTATTTGACTCAACTGAATTGACTCTCTACCTGTTCCATTTCTAGAATTTAGGATTTTCtgtgtttatttatatatttttgtataaTTAATGTATTATAATAATTGGTAGGTGGAAATGACTGGAAGAGTGACAGAGTCAAGAAGGTTTGCTTTCCAAGTATGATCACCAATCtctagaattttattttgtataccTTTTGTATGGTTTGATTCTTTGATCCTTTCCAATTCAAAATTTCaccttttgttttgcttttttataGTTTTCTCCCCTGTTAGAAAAGGGGAGACATaactttgataccatgttagaattGATGTTGGGAACTTGGGattatatgagagagagagagagtggaagCAGAATTAACATGGTCAAGTGTGACGGGCTACGTCCATAGGAGAAAGCTTTGAGGGTCTACTTCTTTACTATTAAGCTCTGTATGTTACAATGGATCCAATATGGGGTATATATATTAGTAGCTAACCATAGGATTACTTGAAGTTATTAAGAGTAAGAATACTTTCCTTGGAACTTCAAGTAGGTCCTAATACAATGAAGCTAGACTAACAAAGCCAGGGGATATTTGTTTTTGATCATATGTTAATTTTTCTAGcagctttcattttttttgccTTCCTTTTGTCTTTGTAGCACTTTCAATTTAAACATATgcatatatcattttattttctttgtgcaCTACCATGCCATCTTAGCcagctttatttttattttaccctTTTTGAGACTATCTTTTACTCAAGTCATGAAAGCATTTATTTCTAATCTTGTCCAAGGTGGCCACTTATGCAtctacaacaacaaccaagccttagtcccaaaatttgggGGTTGGCTATGGATTCTCAATAGATTAATCAGGGCCAGCCACATGTATTCTAATCTGTCATTGTATTCTACTCgaatttcatactttttgttACCtctttaattgaaattttgtttcttattaCTTCAATCAATCTTATTTAAGTTTTCCTGTAGCTTTTTTTGTTCCCTTGacttgaattaactcacttttCCTCATTGGTGCATTCATTGCTCTTCTCTCCATGTGATCAAACCATCTCAAGTGATGTGGTCACTTATGCATCTGattatcttaattttttcattttagctaTGCTTCATCTTATCAGCATATTTCATTCAATACAATTATTCTTGGCAGGCttactggtggtggtggtgttgttcTAAAACTGTCCTTATATGATAGTAATTTTTGGATCTGATAATGATTACAATGCACTTCCCCACTTCATCCATTATGCTACTAGTCTATGAGCAGTTTATTCtataatatttctttcttaTTAATGACTAATCAAAGTTACCATATGATAACTTTTAGGCACACCTTTGTCATTGTTGACTAAAGCTTTACCCAATTGTAACTTGTGATAAAGGGGCATTGAagatttcaatttaatttgttCTGCTGCAGCAACTCATGTTTCTAAACTTTTATTATCAAGACCTTTTCACCTACACCccaattttttaagaaattactTTAAACTAAAAGGGTtggtcatttatttatttatgtgatttgtcTATAGCAATAAGGAATCTGTTGATAGAAAAGTTAAATGGTGGGAAGTTCAGGAGATTGGACATGCATGTGGCAGTGTGCTCTTGTAGAATCTCTTTttgcttctttattttatacttaatctataatttatcttttttagtCTCTGTCAGGAAGTCATTACCATTCCAGTTCTGTAATTGTTGATTCTTATGTAACAGTCAAACTTTCAAGATTTGGAGCATGGAACAGCCTGGATAGATGCTTGCTGGTCAGGTCTCCGCATCATCTTTTGAAGCCTCCTATCAAAGGCTTTGAGGAAAGAACTACCTTCTACAAGAGACATAATAGAAAGTTCCTAGTGAATGCAGCCTCTGGACAGTCTCTTGAATCTGAGCCTGGAGCCTATAAACCAAAAAGCGTCTGGGACTCTTTCAAAAATGCCTCAGATGCTTTCTACAGATTTTCACGGCCACATACAGTTATAGGCACAGTTAAGTTTAAAGTTGATGGTATAAATTGCAACAAATTGTGCTTGCAATTGTTTAGTGAAtcaatttcatttgatttttttccttcatttttcttttccatttatgGCAAGACCTCACCTTACTTTTTGGTAGGCAGGTATTAAGCATAGTCTCAGTGTCTCTCCTTGCAGTCGAGAAGCTGTCAGATATATCTCCATTGTTTTTCACTGGGGTGTTGGAGGTGATGCCTCAAGAATCTTTTTCAACTTGAACAGTCCATTGAAAATGTTTATAATCTTTTTAACTTTGCCTTGCTTTCAGGCTGTGGTTGCTGCACTCTTTATGAATATTTACATTGTTGGTCTGAATCAGTTGTCTGACATTGATATAGACAAGGTAAGCTTTGTGAATGAATCTTACTGGCAGAGCATTGCAATGaatatagtaataaataaataaaacaaaattatgctGTCTAAGGACATAGAAAGGTATTATTGTCTCAGTCTAAAACTGCTCGGCAGGGTCTGATCATATGGTGTAACTAGGATGGAGTTCTCTCCTATCCTCACTTTATATTTGTGGATttcaaattgtaattttatacgGCATGTTTCATTGCAGGTTAACAAACCATATCTTCCATTAGCATCAGGAGAATATTCAGTTGGAACTGGTGTCATGATTGTGACGTCTTTCTCCATTCTGgtattaataatttgaatcaGTCCTCTTAGCTGTTTAAGATGCAATAATATACTTGAATTTATACTTAATTTAGTGAGATATAGCTttgattttgtgtgttttgcatGCAGAAGATGAAATTGGACTTGATTAatcaacatttatttatttta
This DNA window, taken from Quercus robur chromosome 2, dhQueRobu3.1, whole genome shotgun sequence, encodes the following:
- the LOC126715841 gene encoding homogentisate phytyltransferase 1, chloroplastic; translated protein: MDSMIVGSFPRPSSLVTSGGNDWKSDRVKKVCFPIKLSRFGAWNSLDRCLLVRSPHHLLKPPIKGFEERTTFYKRHNRKFLVNAASGQSLESEPGAYKPKSVWDSFKNASDAFYRFSRPHTVIGTVLSIVSVSLLAVEKLSDISPLFFTGVLEAVVAALFMNIYIVGLNQLSDIDIDKVNKPYLPLASGEYSVGTGVMIVTSFSILSFWLGWIVGSWPLFWALFISFLLGTAYSINVPLLRWKRFAVVAAMCILAVRAVIVQLAFFLHIQTHVYKRPVVFSRPLIFATAFMSFFSVVIALFKDIPDIDGDKIYGIRSFSVRLGQERVFWICISLLEMAYTVALLVGVASSSLWSKLLTVVGHTILASVLWNRAKSVDLKSKDAITSFYMFIWKLFYVEYLLIPLVR